A window of Polaromonas hydrogenivorans contains these coding sequences:
- the nifE gene encoding nitrogenase iron-molybdenum cofactor biosynthesis protein NifE encodes MSVSLKAKIAEVFEEPGCDKNQGKSEKERKKGCTKQLNPGAAAGGCAFDGAKIALQPVVDVAHLVHGPIACEGNSWDNRHSASSGSQLYRTGFTTDINELDVIYGGEKRLFKSIREIIEKYDPPAVFVYQTCVTALVGDDIEAVCQRATEKFGKPIIPVNAPGFAGPKNLGNKLGAEALLDYVIGTVEPEFTTPYDINIIGEYNLVGELWQVKPLLDALGIRILSCISGDGRYNEVASAHRAKVNMMVCSKSMINIATKMEQRWGIPYFEGSFYGIGDMSDTLRQIATLLVKQGAPADLLERTERLIAVEEARAWERIAHYKARLTGKRALLITGGVKSWSVVAALQEAGIEIAGTSVKKSTKEDKEKIKEIMGDDAHMIDDMTPREMYNMLRDARADIMLSGGRSQFVALKARMPWLDINQERHHPYGGYEGMVELVREIDRAIYNPVWQQVRIPAPWGDDGETLGAVPTAAIPEVPAPGMGFLADIAAKAMGLEPEEIPV; translated from the coding sequence ATGTCAGTCTCGCTCAAGGCCAAGATCGCTGAAGTGTTCGAAGAACCTGGTTGTGACAAGAACCAGGGCAAAAGCGAAAAAGAACGCAAGAAGGGCTGCACCAAGCAGCTCAACCCCGGCGCCGCAGCCGGTGGTTGCGCCTTCGACGGCGCCAAGATTGCGCTGCAGCCGGTGGTCGATGTGGCCCATCTGGTCCACGGGCCGATAGCCTGCGAGGGTAATTCCTGGGACAACCGGCACAGCGCCTCATCGGGCTCGCAGCTCTACCGCACCGGCTTCACCACCGACATCAACGAGCTGGACGTGATCTACGGCGGTGAAAAACGCCTGTTCAAGTCCATCCGCGAGATCATCGAAAAATACGACCCGCCCGCCGTCTTTGTCTACCAGACCTGCGTGACCGCGCTGGTCGGCGACGACATTGAAGCGGTGTGCCAGCGCGCCACCGAAAAATTCGGCAAGCCCATCATTCCGGTCAACGCGCCCGGTTTTGCCGGCCCCAAGAACCTGGGCAACAAGCTGGGCGCCGAGGCCTTGCTGGACTACGTGATCGGCACCGTCGAGCCCGAATTCACCACCCCTTACGACATCAACATCATCGGCGAATACAACCTGGTCGGCGAGCTGTGGCAGGTCAAGCCGCTGCTCGACGCGCTGGGCATCCGCATCCTGTCGTGCATTTCGGGCGACGGGCGCTACAACGAGGTTGCCAGCGCCCACCGGGCCAAGGTGAACATGATGGTCTGCTCCAAGTCGATGATCAACATCGCCACCAAGATGGAGCAGCGCTGGGGCATTCCGTACTTTGAAGGCTCGTTCTACGGCATCGGCGACATGAGCGACACGCTGCGCCAGATTGCCACGCTGCTGGTCAAGCAGGGCGCGCCGGCTGATTTGCTGGAGCGCACCGAGCGCCTGATTGCGGTGGAAGAGGCCAGGGCCTGGGAGCGCATCGCGCACTACAAGGCACGCCTGACCGGCAAGCGCGCCTTGCTGATCACCGGCGGCGTCAAGTCCTGGTCGGTGGTGGCTGCGCTGCAGGAAGCGGGCATCGAGATTGCCGGCACCAGCGTCAAGAAGAGCACCAAGGAAGACAAGGAAAAGATCAAGGAAATCATGGGTGATGACGCGCACATGATCGACGACATGACGCCGCGCGAGATGTACAACATGCTGCGCGACGCAAGGGCCGACATCATGCTGTCGGGCGGGCGCTCGCAGTTTGTCGCGCTCAAGGCGCGCATGCCCTGGCTCGACATCAACCAGGAGCGCCATCACCCCTACGGCGGCTATGAAGGCATGGTTGAGCTGGTGCGTGAAATCGACAGGGCGATCTACAACCCGGTCTGGCAGCAGGTGCGCATTCCCGCGCCCTGGGGCGACGACGGCGAAACCCTGGGGGCCGTGCCGACGGCGGCCATCCCCGAAGTTCCGGCGCCGGGCATGGGCTTTCTGGCCGACATCGCGGCCAAGGCGATGGGCCTGGAGCCCGAAGAAATTCCGGTCTGA
- the nifN gene encoding nitrogenase iron-molybdenum cofactor biosynthesis protein NifN, which yields MASVVESKKSCTVNPLKMSQPLGASFAFLGLDACMPVMHGSQGCTSFGLVLLVRHFKEAIPLQTTAMNEVTSILGGYDNIEAALVNIRKRAAPKVIAICSTGLTETKGDDVDGYIVTVRKRKPELDDTEIVYVSTPDYVGAFEDGYKHAITAIVKALVKPLPVKADQITLLPGSHLSPGDIDELREIIESFGLSVIVLPDISGSLDGHIAPDWRGTTLGGTTLEQIRAAGGSAFTLGVGEQTREGAEALREIAGTPLEIFERLTGLEVNDRFLQRLAQISGKPVPAKYRRQRSQLLDAMLDGHFYTGGVKVAIGAEPDLLLAVGGLLHEMGAELRCCISTTKSPAHALLPAEQVVLGDLEDLERGAADAGCDLLITHSHGRQAAERLNKPLLRIGFPVFDRIGNAHRRMVGYRGTMDFIFEIANLMIDQIVHHHPGDWPLTPEAAAAAAPSAGAGCCGAPLTPTTLAEASA from the coding sequence ATGGCCAGCGTTGTCGAGTCGAAAAAATCCTGCACGGTCAACCCGCTCAAGATGAGCCAGCCGCTGGGCGCGAGTTTTGCCTTTCTGGGGCTGGACGCCTGCATGCCGGTGATGCACGGCTCGCAGGGCTGCACCTCCTTCGGCCTGGTGCTGCTGGTGCGCCATTTCAAGGAAGCCATCCCGCTGCAGACCACGGCCATGAACGAGGTCACTTCCATCCTGGGCGGTTACGACAACATCGAGGCGGCGCTGGTCAATATCCGCAAGCGCGCAGCGCCCAAGGTCATCGCCATCTGCTCGACCGGCCTGACCGAAACCAAGGGCGACGATGTGGACGGCTATATCGTCACGGTGCGCAAGCGCAAGCCCGAACTCGATGACACCGAGATCGTCTATGTCTCGACGCCCGACTACGTGGGCGCGTTCGAGGACGGCTACAAGCACGCCATCACCGCCATCGTCAAGGCGCTGGTCAAGCCGCTGCCGGTGAAGGCCGACCAGATTACCCTGCTGCCCGGCAGCCACCTGTCGCCGGGCGACATCGACGAGCTGCGCGAAATCATCGAATCCTTTGGCCTGTCGGTGATTGTGCTGCCCGACATTTCAGGCTCGCTGGACGGCCACATCGCGCCCGACTGGCGTGGCACCACGCTGGGCGGAACGACGCTGGAACAGATTCGCGCCGCTGGTGGTTCAGCCTTCACCCTGGGCGTGGGCGAGCAGACCCGCGAGGGCGCCGAGGCGCTGCGCGAGATTGCCGGCACGCCGCTGGAAATCTTCGAGCGCCTGACCGGGCTGGAAGTCAACGACCGCTTCCTGCAGCGCCTGGCGCAGATTTCCGGCAAGCCCGTGCCCGCTAAATACCGGCGCCAGCGCAGCCAGCTGCTCGACGCCATGCTCGACGGCCATTTCTACACCGGCGGCGTGAAGGTGGCGATTGGCGCCGAGCCCGATTTGCTGCTGGCCGTGGGCGGCCTGCTGCACGAGATGGGCGCCGAGCTGCGCTGCTGCATCAGCACCACCAAATCCCCCGCGCATGCGCTGCTGCCCGCCGAACAGGTCGTGCTGGGCGACCTGGAAGACCTGGAGCGCGGCGCGGCCGACGCCGGTTGCGACCTCCTGATTACCCATTCGCATGGCCGTCAGGCGGCGGAACGGCTGAACAAGCCGCTGCTGCGCATCGGCTTTCCGGTGTTTGACCGCATTGGCAACGCGCACCGCCGCATGGTGGGCTACCGGGGCACGATGGACTTCATTTTCGAAATCGCCAATCTCATGATCGACCAGATCGTGCATCACCATCCCGGCGACTGGCCGCTGACGCCCGAGGCCGCCGCAGCCGCTGCGCCCAGCGCTGGCGCCGGTTGCTGCGGCGCCCCTCTCACCCCCACCACGCTGGCTGAAGCCAGTGCCTGA
- the nifX gene encoding nitrogen fixation protein NifX has product MKIAFATQDKERVDAHFGWAKSIVVYEVSPEGHHFIESFDFGDKLEEDGDEDKLAPKLEAIKDVAILYVAAIGGSGAARVVAMKIHPIKVPQPESIAEILDKLQVVLNGTPPPWLRKALAKDNERSFDFEDDEVTP; this is encoded by the coding sequence ATGAAAATCGCTTTCGCTACCCAGGACAAGGAGCGCGTTGACGCGCACTTCGGCTGGGCCAAGAGCATCGTCGTCTATGAGGTGTCGCCTGAAGGCCACCATTTCATCGAGAGCTTCGACTTCGGCGACAAGCTCGAAGAAGACGGCGACGAGGACAAGCTCGCGCCCAAGCTCGAAGCCATCAAGGATGTCGCCATCCTGTATGTCGCCGCCATCGGCGGCTCCGGCGCGGCGCGCGTCGTGGCCATGAAGATTCACCCCATCAAGGTGCCGCAGCCCGAGTCGATTGCGGAAATCCTGGACAAGCTGCAGGTCGTGCTCAATGGCACGCCCCCGCCCTGGCTGCGCAAGGCGCTGGCCAAGGACAACGAACGCTCTTTTGACTTTGAAGATGACGAGGTAACCCCATGA
- a CDS encoding NifX-associated nitrogen fixation protein yields MTEQASIETPVTPVTPASEEALMGTAFVQQLVKQLRAQDIHGTWEGKTDLELLKPYIHTAEERRALPILGDPDPETLWHLEIFYNAIAVAVERETGQMVSPMMKMSHEGFGRMVLIAGRLVVVNKQLRDVHRFGFPSLAKLADAGGKFFDEAVAMIRAYPAVAQYGA; encoded by the coding sequence ATGACCGAACAAGCCAGCATTGAAACTCCCGTGACGCCTGTCACCCCCGCCAGCGAAGAGGCCCTGATGGGCACCGCCTTTGTGCAGCAACTGGTCAAGCAGCTGCGCGCGCAGGACATCCACGGCACCTGGGAAGGCAAGACCGACCTGGAATTGCTCAAGCCCTATATCCACACGGCCGAAGAGCGCCGCGCATTGCCGATTCTGGGCGACCCGGACCCTGAAACGCTGTGGCATCTGGAGATTTTCTACAACGCCATTGCCGTGGCCGTTGAGCGCGAAACCGGCCAGATGGTCTCGCCGATGATGAAGATGAGCCACGAAGGCTTTGGCCGCATGGTGCTGATCGCCGGCCGCCTGGTGGTGGTCAACAAGCAGCTGCGCGACGTGCATCGCTTCGGTTTCCCGTCGCTGGCCAAGCTGGCGGACGCGGGCGGCAAGTTCTTTGACGAAGCCGTCGCCATGATCCGCGCCTACCCGGCCGTGGCCCAGTACGGAGCCTGA
- a CDS encoding CCE_0567 family metalloprotein translates to MSTDADELKARLKKLNARATQAKMDLHDLSEDLPTNWEKILEVSQRCHEVHAALMDARKEAAAAAG, encoded by the coding sequence ATGAGCACAGACGCCGACGAACTCAAGGCGCGCCTGAAGAAACTCAACGCGCGCGCCACGCAGGCCAAGATGGACCTGCACGACCTGTCCGAAGACCTGCCCACCAACTGGGAAAAGATTCTTGAAGTTTCCCAGCGCTGCCATGAAGTCCATGCCGCGCTGATGGATGCACGCAAGGAGGCTGCTGCGGCAGCAGGCTGA
- the fdxB gene encoding ferredoxin III, nif-specific — protein sequence MSNTFNITMPSGATWTPTFVASLDEEKCIGCGRCFKVCPRGVLELVGLNADGEYVRVDDDDDDDDEYDKKVMTIAHQELCIGCTACAKICPKKCYTHAPAVI from the coding sequence ATGAGCAACACATTCAACATCACCATGCCCAGCGGCGCCACCTGGACGCCCACCTTTGTCGCCTCGCTGGACGAGGAAAAGTGCATCGGCTGCGGCCGCTGCTTCAAGGTCTGCCCGCGCGGCGTGCTTGAACTCGTCGGCCTGAACGCCGATGGCGAGTATGTCCGCGTCGATGACGACGATGACGACGACGATGAATACGACAAGAAGGTCATGACGATTGCGCACCAGGAGCTGTGCATTGGCTGCACCGCCTGCGCCAAGATCTGCCCGAAGAAGTGCTACACCCACGCCCCTGCGGTGATCTGA
- a CDS encoding nitrogen fixation protein NifQ, which translates to MSAHAVLMSCAPDANDAAALALAGVLSTAFERHGRSLLPMPGLDATATRWLLARWFPGADVALGLDWDALAGADRFEPRSDEIEEVVSLLREHADLAAGPAQASDAMAWAMACASLGDNHLWQDLCLPSRNELSALIGHWFPGLAAKNTQHMKWKKFFYKQLCEREDILICKAPTCGVCTDHAVCFGPEDAQASQVIALH; encoded by the coding sequence ATGAGCGCCCACGCCGTGTTGATGTCTTGCGCACCGGACGCGAACGATGCGGCCGCCCTGGCCCTGGCCGGGGTGCTGTCAACTGCGTTCGAGCGCCACGGCCGCAGCCTGCTGCCCATGCCCGGCCTCGATGCGACGGCCACGCGCTGGCTGCTGGCGCGCTGGTTTCCCGGCGCTGATGTGGCGCTCGGGCTGGACTGGGACGCGCTGGCCGGCGCCGACCGCTTTGAGCCGCGCAGTGACGAAATCGAGGAAGTGGTCAGCCTGCTGCGCGAACACGCGGACTTGGCCGCCGGCCCCGCGCAAGCGTCGGACGCCATGGCCTGGGCGATGGCCTGCGCCAGCCTGGGCGACAACCATTTGTGGCAAGACCTCTGCCTGCCGTCGCGCAACGAACTCTCGGCGCTGATCGGCCACTGGTTTCCAGGCCTTGCCGCCAAAAACACGCAGCACATGAAATGGAAGAAATTTTTCTACAAGCAGTTGTGCGAACGCGAGGATATTTTGATTTGCAAGGCGCCGACCTGCGGCGTCTGCACGGATCATGCCGTGTGCTTTGGGCCGGAGGATGCCCAGGCAAGCCAGGTGATCGCGCTTCACTGA
- a CDS encoding (2Fe-2S) ferredoxin domain-containing protein has translation MSKPLRHVFVCTQNRPPVHPRGSCASKGAVAVLQAFWAELQKRQAYEKVSITNSGCIGPCELGANVLVYPEGVLYRGVTLEDVNEIFDSHLEGGVPVERLLAPKAVW, from the coding sequence ATGAGCAAACCCCTGCGCCACGTTTTCGTCTGCACGCAGAACCGACCGCCTGTCCATCCGCGAGGCTCGTGCGCCAGCAAGGGCGCCGTCGCCGTGCTGCAGGCCTTCTGGGCCGAGCTGCAAAAGCGCCAGGCTTACGAAAAAGTCTCCATCACCAACTCCGGCTGCATCGGCCCGTGCGAGCTAGGCGCCAATGTGCTGGTTTATCCTGAAGGCGTTCTCTACCGGGGCGTGACGCTTGAAGATGTCAACGAAATCTTCGACAGTCACCTCGAAGGCGGCGTTCCCGTCGAGCGTCTGCTGGCGCCCAAGGCTGTCTGGTGA